The Marinobacter sp. ANT_B65 genome has a segment encoding these proteins:
- a CDS encoding ribonucleotide reductase subunit alpha: protein MISHYSDLIKAAEIEHEPQRLLFVFCRAELPDDASAEETAAFESGEGGALTPVICVDKTPQEVPEFSLLAEESRSTGQAWDVVFVAAMSGREGTPPSSDEARQPMTMMVESIRLGHISNYLPLDKSGNAVSLG, encoded by the coding sequence ATGATCAGCCATTACAGCGATCTGATTAAAGCTGCCGAAATCGAGCATGAGCCCCAGCGTCTGCTATTTGTTTTTTGTCGGGCAGAATTGCCGGACGACGCCTCTGCAGAAGAAACAGCTGCGTTTGAGAGCGGTGAGGGCGGTGCACTTACTCCTGTTATCTGTGTGGATAAAACCCCGCAGGAAGTCCCTGAGTTTTCCTTGCTGGCAGAAGAATCCCGAAGCACTGGGCAGGCATGGGACGTTGTGTTTGTTGCCGCAATGTCAGGCCGTGAGGGCACGCCTCCATCTTCGGATGAAGCCCGGCAACCGATGACCATGATGGTGGAATCAATCCGTCTGGGGCATATCAGTAATTATCTTCCTCTGGACAAGAGCGGAAACGCAGTAAGCCTGGGCTGA
- the narI gene encoding respiratory nitrate reductase subunit gamma, with protein sequence MSYLNTLIFGIYPYIALVVLFVGTWARYDHGQFTWRAQSSQILSKKNMVMASVLFHVGILVIFFGHLVGLLTPHFMYAPFMSAGTKQVMAIVVGGIAGVMCLVGGVMLAYRRLTDPRVQASSTFADNMIIIVLVVQVALGLLTILPTLGHLDGGTMMRLASWAQSILTFQGGAAEYMVGVHWIYKLHMFLGLTIFVLFPFTRLVHMLSVPLEYFGRKYQVVRKRA encoded by the coding sequence ATGTCTTATCTTAATACACTGATTTTCGGGATTTATCCGTACATCGCTCTGGTGGTGCTGTTTGTTGGCACCTGGGCAAGATACGACCATGGGCAGTTTACCTGGCGGGCGCAGTCCAGCCAGATACTGAGCAAGAAAAACATGGTAATGGCCAGTGTGCTGTTTCATGTGGGCATTCTGGTGATTTTCTTTGGCCATCTGGTGGGCCTTCTGACGCCGCACTTTATGTACGCACCCTTCATGAGCGCGGGCACCAAACAGGTGATGGCGATTGTCGTGGGCGGCATTGCCGGGGTGATGTGTCTGGTGGGCGGCGTCATGCTGGCCTATCGCAGGCTGACAGATCCAAGGGTACAGGCCAGCAGCACCTTTGCCGATAACATGATAATCATTGTTCTGGTGGTACAGGTGGCACTGGGTCTGCTGACGATTCTGCCAACGCTGGGCCACCTGGATGGCGGCACCATGATGCGATTGGCAAGCTGGGCACAAAGTATCCTCACCTTTCAGGGTGGAGCGGCTGAGTACATGGTCGGTGTTCACTGGATCTACAAGCTCCATATGTTCCTTGGCCTGACCATCTTTGTGCTCTTCCCGTTTACTCGCCTGGTGCACATGCTGAGTGTGCCCCTGGAATACTTCGGACGGAAGTATCAGGTAGTGCGTAAGAGGGCGTAA
- the narH gene encoding nitrate reductase subunit beta, whose translation MKIRSQVGMVLNLDKCIGCHTCSVTCKNVWTSREGMEYAWFNNVETKPGIGYPKEWENQDKWKGGWMREANGKIRPRIGGRFRVLANIFANPDLPEIDDYYEPFDFDYQHLHTAGDSKHQPVARPRSLISGKRMQKIEWGPNWEEILGTEFAKRRKDKNFDQIQADIYGQFESTFMMYLPRLCEHCLNPACVASCPSGAIYKREEDGIVLIDQDKCRGWRMCVSGCPYKKIYFNWKTGKSEKCIFCYPRIEAGMPTVCSETCVGRIRYLGVLLYDADRIEEVASTPGEHELYEKQLEIFLDPNDPKVIEQATKDGVPMNVIQAAQRSPVYKMAVDWKLALPLHPEYRTLPMVWYVPPLSPIQSAAEAGKVEFDGVLPKIESLRIPVKYLANLLTAGDEKPIVRALKRIMAMRLYKRAETVDGVEDLRALEEAGLTKAQADEMYRYLAIANYEDRFVIPTSHRELAKEAFPDALGERGGCGFSFGNGCSGGDSEFSMFGGRKNTSTMVQKLTTVKQIDPKQLQE comes from the coding sequence ATGAAGATCCGTTCCCAAGTAGGCATGGTGCTGAACCTGGACAAGTGCATTGGTTGCCATACCTGTTCAGTGACCTGCAAAAATGTATGGACCAGCCGGGAAGGCATGGAGTACGCCTGGTTCAATAACGTCGAAACCAAACCCGGTATTGGCTACCCGAAAGAGTGGGAAAACCAGGACAAGTGGAAAGGCGGCTGGATGCGGGAAGCAAACGGCAAAATCCGCCCCCGCATCGGTGGCCGCTTCCGGGTTCTGGCGAACATTTTCGCTAACCCGGACCTGCCTGAAATTGACGACTACTACGAGCCGTTCGATTTTGATTACCAGCATCTGCATACCGCAGGCGACAGCAAGCATCAGCCGGTTGCACGGCCACGCTCGCTGATCTCGGGCAAGCGTATGCAGAAAATCGAATGGGGTCCAAACTGGGAAGAAATTCTGGGCACCGAGTTTGCCAAGCGCCGGAAGGACAAGAACTTCGATCAGATTCAGGCTGATATCTACGGCCAGTTTGAAAGTACGTTCATGATGTATCTGCCCCGCCTGTGCGAGCACTGCCTGAACCCTGCATGTGTAGCAAGCTGCCCTAGTGGCGCCATCTATAAACGCGAAGAAGACGGCATCGTACTGATCGACCAGGACAAGTGTCGTGGCTGGCGGATGTGTGTATCCGGCTGCCCCTACAAGAAGATCTACTTCAACTGGAAAACCGGCAAGTCCGAGAAGTGTATTTTCTGCTACCCGCGCATCGAAGCCGGTATGCCGACGGTCTGTTCAGAAACCTGTGTTGGCCGGATTCGCTATCTGGGTGTGTTGCTATACGACGCTGACCGCATTGAAGAAGTCGCCAGCACTCCGGGCGAGCACGAACTTTACGAGAAACAGCTGGAGATCTTCCTCGACCCGAACGATCCGAAAGTAATCGAGCAGGCCACGAAAGACGGCGTGCCCATGAACGTGATCCAGGCCGCTCAGCGCAGCCCGGTCTACAAGATGGCGGTGGACTGGAAACTGGCCCTGCCTCTGCACCCGGAATACCGCACTTTGCCAATGGTCTGGTACGTACCTCCTCTGAGTCCTATCCAGTCTGCGGCAGAAGCGGGCAAGGTTGAGTTCGACGGTGTTTTGCCGAAGATCGAAAGCCTGCGTATTCCTGTGAAGTATCTGGCCAACCTGCTTACCGCAGGGGATGAAAAACCCATCGTTCGTGCGCTCAAACGCATTATGGCGATGCGTCTGTACAAGCGTGCAGAAACCGTTGACGGCGTTGAAGATCTGCGGGCACTGGAAGAAGCCGGCCTTACCAAGGCCCAGGCTGATGAAATGTACCGCTATCTGGCCATTGCCAACTACGAAGACCGCTTTGTTATCCCTACAAGCCATCGTGAACTGGCGAAGGAAGCCTTTCCTGATGCACTTGGTGAACGCGGCGGTTGTGGATTCAGTTTCGGCAACGGCTGCAGTGGTGGAGACAGCGAATTCAGCATGTTTGGCGGTCGTAAAAATACGTCCACCATGGTGCAGAAGCTGACTACCGTTAAGCAGATCGATCCGAAACAGCTGCAGGAATAA
- a CDS encoding Crp/Fnr family transcriptional regulator — protein sequence MVAMQSAETRYTKPVLVAVNTLTEDESGLEPLRNHALFNALSAVDLQNLILQSRRLRLGHHQLLYRQDMPAHHFFFVISGRLRLYRLDSSGVDRTLDSIAPGDCFAEVMIYADPARYACYAEALKSSEVLMIPVRAYQELLDSNPEYAHAALRHYAMRAVSRFHDLEIMTVQNARDRLIRYLIDLLPNGAAEGGEVELPLPKCLVASRLAMQPETFSRILADLKSNGLIRVNRSKLFISDPKRLIEISQ from the coding sequence ATGGTGGCTATGCAATCTGCAGAAACCCGCTACACCAAGCCGGTTCTGGTAGCGGTCAACACACTGACGGAAGATGAAAGCGGACTGGAGCCATTGCGCAATCATGCCCTGTTTAATGCTCTCAGTGCGGTGGATCTGCAAAACCTTATCTTGCAGTCGCGTCGCCTTCGCCTGGGGCATCATCAGCTGCTTTACCGGCAGGATATGCCCGCGCATCACTTCTTCTTTGTTATATCCGGCCGCTTGCGGCTATACCGGCTGGATTCATCCGGCGTTGACCGGACGCTCGACAGTATCGCTCCCGGTGACTGTTTTGCTGAAGTCATGATTTATGCCGATCCGGCCCGCTATGCCTGCTATGCGGAAGCTCTGAAATCCAGCGAGGTTCTGATGATCCCGGTCAGGGCCTACCAGGAACTGCTGGACAGTAACCCTGAATACGCTCATGCAGCGCTCCGGCACTATGCCATGCGCGCTGTGTCCCGGTTTCATGATCTTGAGATCATGACCGTTCAGAATGCCCGCGATCGCCTGATTCGCTATCTGATTGATCTGCTGCCCAATGGCGCGGCAGAAGGCGGTGAAGTCGAGTTGCCTTTGCCTAAGTGTCTGGTTGCATCCAGGCTGGCTATGCAACCGGAAACCTTCTCCCGGATTCTGGCAGATCTCAAGTCCAATGGGCTGATCCGCGTTAACCGGAGCAAGTTGTTCATCTCTGACCCCAAGCGATTGATCGAAATCAGCCAGTAA
- a CDS encoding peptidylprolyl isomerase: MQLIPTGVAEKPRNQFPPVYVGETLISEEDIAREMQHHPAEEVVEAWHDAAKSLVIRELLLQQARVLKLPEELDEESAIARVLELELDVPEPSEEDCERFHAANPGRFRSPTLMAVSHILLAAAPDDVQERMRQEEVGQQLLSSLLEGRAQFAPLARQYSACESRHQGGSLGQISKGQTVEEFERPVLRLQEGLNPELIESRYGWHLVRVDQRIDGEQLPYEHVKPKIRQYLSESVTRRAFRQYLQVLAAEAGVKGIDLELPDSPLMQ, from the coding sequence ATGCAACTGATCCCCACCGGTGTAGCCGAAAAACCCAGAAACCAGTTTCCACCGGTTTATGTGGGTGAAACCCTGATATCTGAAGAGGATATCGCCCGGGAAATGCAACACCACCCGGCTGAAGAAGTCGTTGAAGCCTGGCACGATGCCGCCAAAAGCCTTGTTATCCGTGAGCTTCTGTTGCAGCAGGCCAGAGTACTGAAACTGCCGGAAGAGCTGGATGAGGAATCCGCTATTGCCCGGGTGCTAGAGCTGGAACTTGATGTGCCTGAGCCCAGTGAGGAGGATTGCGAGCGCTTTCATGCTGCAAACCCGGGTCGTTTCCGCAGCCCGACGCTGATGGCCGTCAGTCATATTCTGCTGGCTGCCGCGCCGGATGATGTGCAGGAGCGTATGCGCCAGGAGGAGGTCGGCCAGCAGCTGTTGTCCTCCCTGCTTGAAGGTCGTGCCCAGTTTGCTCCGCTTGCCAGGCAATACTCTGCGTGTGAATCCCGCCATCAGGGCGGCAGCCTTGGCCAGATCAGCAAGGGACAGACGGTTGAAGAGTTTGAACGGCCGGTTCTCAGGCTCCAGGAAGGCCTTAATCCGGAACTGATTGAAAGCCGGTATGGCTGGCACCTTGTTCGCGTGGATCAGCGGATCGATGGTGAACAGCTGCCTTATGAGCATGTGAAGCCGAAAATCCGCCAATACCTGAGCGAGAGCGTAACCCGGCGGGCATTCCGGCAGTATCTGCAGGTTCTGGCTGCGGAGGCAGGCGTCAAGGGGATAGATCTTGAACTCCCGGATTCACCGTTGATGCAGTGA
- the narJ gene encoding nitrate reductase molybdenum cofactor assembly chaperone, which produces MKLLKVLARILEYPSVELQASKDSMVAAVLEDSRLPRKNKEQLLQCIDRLCGSDLLDLEEAYTGTFDKGRATSLLLFEHVHGESRDRGQAMVDLMEQYRANGLEIDARELPDYLPLFLEYLSTRPWEEIQNWLEDIHHILGLLGERLYQRESFYHVAMDSLLELSGRTTDRRELAQIVASEERDDTPEALDKVWEEEMVKFVDDQGSSCSTGGVVGQRRRELEQTQTIHLSDHLMTDVTPAQARAAARDA; this is translated from the coding sequence ATGAAGCTATTAAAAGTACTGGCAAGAATTCTGGAGTATCCGTCTGTTGAACTTCAGGCCTCCAAAGACTCCATGGTTGCTGCTGTTCTGGAGGACAGCCGGCTGCCACGGAAAAACAAGGAGCAACTGCTCCAGTGTATCGACCGTTTGTGTGGCAGTGATCTGCTGGATCTTGAAGAGGCCTATACAGGCACTTTCGACAAAGGCCGCGCAACTTCATTGCTGTTATTTGAACACGTGCACGGTGAATCCCGGGATCGCGGCCAGGCCATGGTGGACCTGATGGAACAGTACCGCGCCAACGGGCTGGAAATCGACGCCAGAGAACTGCCGGATTATCTGCCGCTGTTTCTGGAATATCTGTCGACCCGCCCCTGGGAAGAAATCCAGAACTGGCTGGAAGATATCCATCACATTCTTGGCCTTCTGGGTGAGCGGTTGTACCAGCGTGAGAGCTTTTATCACGTGGCGATGGACTCACTGCTGGAGCTGTCTGGCCGCACTACAGACCGCAGGGAACTGGCGCAGATCGTGGCCTCGGAAGAGCGCGATGACACGCCTGAAGCTCTGGACAAGGTCTGGGAAGAAGAAATGGTGAAGTTCGTGGACGATCAGGGCAGCTCGTGCAGTACCGGCGGCGTTGTTGGCCAGCGCCGTCGCGAGCTGGAACAGACCCAGACCATCCACCTCAGTGATCATCTGATGACGGATGTAACGCCCGCTCAGGCGCGTGCCGCCGCGAGAGACGCCTGA
- a CDS encoding nitrate reductase subunit alpha, with protein sequence MSHLIDKLSYFSKKRESFANGHGETHDVNRDWEDSYRQRWQHDKIVRSTHGVNCTGSCSWKIYVKNGLVTWETQQTDYPRTRPDLPNHEPRGCPRGASYSWYMYSANRLKYPLMRKHLMKLWRAARMQFNDPVEAWASIVEDPKKTAEYKPRRGMGGFVRSDWNEVNELIGAANVYTAKKHGPDRIFGFSPIPAMSMVSYAAGSRYLSLIGGVCLSFYDWYCDLPPASPQTWGEQTDVPESADWYNSGYIIAWGSNVPQTRTPDAHFFTEVRYKGTKTVAITPDYAEVSKLSDEWLNPKQGTDAALGMAMGHVILKEFHIDNPSEYFTDYVRRYTDMPYLVKLDKMEDGRYVPGRFLRASDLVGGLGEENNPEWKTIAIDETTNQLTAPNGSIGYRWGEKGKWNLKQTAKTEDVNLQLSMVEKHDEVVDVAFPYFGGIKHDHFKSVEVSDTLTHKLGSRKVELADGGETLVVTVYDLMVANYGISRGLGEDDGATAYDQVKPYTPAWQEKITGVPAEKVIRIAREFGENAHKTKGRSMIIVGAGMNHWYHMDMNYRALINMLVMCGCIGQSGGGWAHYVGQEKLRPQTGWQPLAFGLDWQRPPRQMNGSSFFYAHSGQWRYEKLGVDEILSPLADKSKFGGSLIDYNVRAERMGWLPSAPQLNRNPLGIAAEAEKAGMDVPAYVTQSMKDGSLAFAAEDPEAPENHPRNMFIWRSNLLGSSGKGHEYMLKYLLGTTSGVQGKDLGHDGGLKPQEVKWHDEAPEGKLDLLVTLDFRMSTTCLYSDIVLPTATWYEKNDLNTSDMHPFIHPLTAATDPAWEARSDWDIYKGIAKSFSKAAEGHLGVEKDVVTQPLMHDAPAELGQPFDVKDWKRGECDLIPGKTAPSFITVERDYPNTYARFTSLGPLLDTLGNGGKGINWNTEKEVSFLKNLNYTHLEGANAGRPKIESAIDAAEVILTLAPETNGQVAVKAWAALSEFTGLDHSHLALNKEDEKIRFRDIVAQPRKIISSPTWSGLEDEHVSYNAGYTNVHELIPWRTLTGRQQFYLDHEWMRAFGESLLVYRPPINTKAAAPLLNAKPNGNPEKALNFLTPHQKWGIHSTYSDNLLMLTLSRGGPIVWLSEDDARDVGVEDNDWVEVFNANGALAARAVVSQRVMPGMMMMYHAQERIVNIPGSEVTGSRGGIHNSVTRVCPKPTHMIGGYAQFSYGFNYYGTVGSNRDEFVVVRKMKNVDWLDGEGNDTVQEAVK encoded by the coding sequence ATGAGTCATTTGATCGACAAGCTGAGTTACTTCAGCAAAAAGCGCGAATCCTTCGCAAACGGCCACGGCGAAACCCATGATGTAAATCGTGACTGGGAAGACAGCTATCGCCAGCGCTGGCAGCATGACAAGATTGTGCGCTCCACCCATGGCGTAAACTGTACCGGCTCCTGCAGCTGGAAAATCTACGTCAAGAACGGCCTGGTCACCTGGGAAACCCAGCAGACAGACTATCCCCGTACCCGTCCGGATCTTCCCAACCACGAACCCCGGGGCTGCCCGCGCGGTGCCAGTTACTCCTGGTACATGTACAGCGCTAACCGCCTGAAGTACCCGCTGATGCGTAAGCACCTGATGAAGCTTTGGCGCGCTGCCCGCATGCAGTTCAACGACCCCGTTGAAGCCTGGGCCTCCATTGTGGAGGACCCGAAGAAAACCGCCGAGTACAAACCCCGCCGTGGTATGGGCGGCTTTGTGCGTTCCGACTGGAATGAAGTCAACGAACTGATCGGTGCGGCGAACGTATACACCGCAAAAAAACACGGGCCGGATCGCATCTTTGGCTTCTCGCCGATTCCTGCCATGTCCATGGTGTCTTACGCAGCCGGTAGCCGTTATCTGTCGCTGATTGGCGGCGTATGCCTGAGCTTCTACGACTGGTACTGCGATTTGCCGCCAGCCTCTCCGCAAACCTGGGGTGAGCAGACTGATGTTCCTGAATCTGCAGACTGGTACAACTCAGGCTACATCATTGCCTGGGGTTCCAACGTACCCCAGACCCGTACTCCGGACGCCCACTTCTTCACCGAAGTTCGCTACAAAGGCACCAAAACTGTTGCTATTACGCCGGATTATGCCGAAGTCTCCAAGCTTTCAGACGAGTGGCTGAACCCCAAGCAGGGCACTGATGCTGCTCTCGGCATGGCCATGGGGCATGTCATTCTGAAAGAATTTCACATCGACAACCCCAGTGAGTACTTCACCGACTACGTACGCCGTTACACCGATATGCCGTACCTGGTGAAGCTGGACAAAATGGAAGACGGCCGTTACGTACCCGGCAGGTTCCTGCGTGCCAGTGATCTCGTGGGCGGCCTGGGTGAAGAAAATAATCCCGAATGGAAAACCATTGCCATTGATGAAACCACTAACCAGCTGACAGCACCTAACGGTTCTATCGGTTATCGCTGGGGTGAGAAGGGCAAGTGGAACCTGAAGCAGACTGCGAAAACTGAAGATGTAAATCTGCAGCTGTCGATGGTGGAAAAACATGATGAAGTTGTCGATGTTGCCTTCCCGTACTTCGGTGGCATCAAGCATGACCACTTCAAATCGGTTGAAGTCAGTGACACCCTTACCCATAAACTGGGCAGCCGCAAAGTAGAGCTGGCTGACGGTGGCGAAACGCTTGTGGTAACCGTGTACGACCTTATGGTGGCCAACTACGGTATCAGCCGTGGTCTGGGTGAGGATGACGGAGCTACTGCTTACGATCAGGTAAAACCTTACACCCCGGCCTGGCAGGAAAAAATCACCGGCGTTCCCGCTGAAAAGGTTATTCGTATTGCCCGTGAGTTTGGTGAGAATGCCCACAAAACCAAGGGCCGCTCCATGATCATTGTCGGTGCCGGTATGAACCACTGGTATCACATGGACATGAATTACCGGGCGCTGATCAACATGCTGGTCATGTGTGGCTGCATCGGCCAGAGCGGCGGTGGCTGGGCCCACTACGTCGGCCAGGAAAAACTTCGCCCTCAGACCGGCTGGCAGCCGCTGGCATTCGGTCTGGACTGGCAGCGCCCGCCGCGCCAGATGAACGGTTCATCATTCTTCTACGCGCACTCTGGCCAGTGGCGATACGAGAAACTCGGTGTAGATGAAATTCTGTCCCCGCTGGCAGATAAATCCAAATTCGGTGGCAGCCTGATCGACTATAACGTGCGCGCAGAGCGTATGGGCTGGTTACCATCGGCTCCGCAGCTGAACCGCAACCCACTGGGGATTGCTGCCGAAGCCGAAAAAGCTGGAATGGATGTGCCCGCCTACGTGACCCAGTCCATGAAGGACGGTTCACTGGCGTTTGCAGCTGAAGATCCGGAAGCTCCGGAGAATCATCCACGCAATATGTTTATCTGGCGTTCCAACCTTCTGGGCTCTTCCGGTAAGGGCCATGAATACATGCTGAAGTATCTGCTGGGCACCACCAGTGGTGTACAGGGGAAAGACCTGGGTCACGACGGAGGTCTCAAGCCTCAGGAAGTGAAATGGCATGATGAGGCGCCGGAAGGCAAGCTCGACCTGCTGGTTACCCTGGACTTCCGGATGTCTACCACCTGCCTGTATTCAGACATAGTTCTGCCGACCGCAACCTGGTATGAGAAGAACGATCTGAACACTTCAGACATGCACCCGTTCATTCATCCGCTGACGGCTGCCACCGATCCTGCGTGGGAAGCCCGCAGTGACTGGGATATCTACAAAGGTATTGCCAAGTCCTTCTCCAAGGCGGCGGAAGGACACCTGGGTGTAGAGAAAGACGTGGTCACCCAGCCACTGATGCACGATGCGCCCGCCGAACTGGGCCAGCCGTTTGATGTGAAAGACTGGAAGCGTGGAGAGTGTGACCTTATTCCCGGTAAAACTGCGCCAAGCTTTATTACCGTAGAGCGGGATTACCCGAACACCTACGCTCGCTTTACCTCACTGGGACCTCTGCTGGATACGCTGGGCAATGGTGGCAAGGGTATTAACTGGAATACCGAGAAGGAAGTGAGCTTCCTGAAGAACCTGAACTATACCCATCTTGAAGGTGCTAACGCGGGCCGGCCGAAGATTGAAAGCGCTATTGATGCGGCTGAAGTAATACTGACTCTGGCACCTGAAACCAACGGCCAGGTTGCCGTTAAGGCATGGGCTGCACTGTCTGAGTTCACCGGGCTGGATCACTCCCACCTGGCGCTGAACAAGGAAGACGAAAAAATACGTTTCCGCGACATAGTAGCGCAGCCGCGCAAGATCATCTCCAGCCCGACATGGTCCGGCCTGGAAGATGAACATGTGTCCTATAACGCCGGCTACACCAACGTACACGAGCTGATTCCCTGGCGCACACTGACCGGCCGGCAGCAGTTCTATCTTGATCATGAGTGGATGCGAGCCTTTGGCGAAAGCCTGCTGGTGTATCGCCCGCCCATTAACACCAAGGCGGCTGCGCCACTGCTGAATGCCAAGCCTAACGGTAACCCGGAAAAAGCGCTGAACTTCCTGACACCGCACCAGAAGTGGGGTATCCACAGCACCTACAGCGACAACCTGCTGATGCTGACCCTGTCTCGCGGCGGCCCCATTGTATGGCTGAGTGAAGACGATGCCCGCGATGTGGGTGTGGAAGACAACGACTGGGTCGAAGTCTTCAACGCCAACGGTGCTCTGGCCGCGCGTGCAGTGGTCAGCCAGCGGGTTATGCCTGGCATGATGATGATGTACCACGCCCAGGAACGGATTGTGAACATCCCCGGCTCGGAAGTAACCGGCAGCCGTGGAGGTATTCATAACTCGGTTACCAGAGTATGCCCCAAGCCCACTCATATGATTGGTGGTTATGCGCAGTTCTCCTACGGCTTCAATTACTACGGCACCGTAGGTTCCAACCGCGACGAATTTGTTGTGGTGCGCAAAATGAAGAACGTTGACTGGCTTGATGGCGAAGGCAACGACACTGTTCAGGAGGCTGTAAAATGA
- a CDS encoding putative zinc-binding protein, protein MKARKQRPLIYSCSGCSDVAQLANNTAVKLDHAGEFEMSCISGVGGKVPSLVNTARSGRSITVIDGCPLHCARTCLENIGVEADEHVRLYEFGFRKHYGQSYGDEAIEEVCEEVLRRRDAQLLIARQA, encoded by the coding sequence ATGAAAGCAAGAAAACAGCGACCCCTGATCTATTCCTGTTCCGGCTGTTCCGACGTGGCGCAGCTTGCAAACAATACGGCGGTAAAGCTGGATCACGCCGGTGAGTTTGAGATGTCCTGCATTTCCGGTGTTGGCGGTAAGGTGCCTTCTCTGGTGAATACTGCACGTTCGGGACGCTCTATTACCGTGATTGATGGCTGCCCTCTGCACTGTGCCCGGACATGCCTCGAAAATATCGGAGTAGAGGCAGATGAGCATGTGCGTCTGTACGAGTTCGGCTTCAGGAAGCATTACGGCCAGAGTTATGGTGACGAAGCCATAGAAGAAGTCTGCGAAGAGGTTCTCCGGCGCAGAGACGCCCAATTACTGATTGCCCGCCAGGCGTAA